The Blastocatellia bacterium genome has a segment encoding these proteins:
- a CDS encoding nucleotidyltransferase domain-containing protein: MEQLSPQQRELVTSLANRLAAIPGIRAVVLAGSYARGRAHATSDIDLGIFYSDADPFFVNTVRDLAEEINDTPGPVVTSFYEWGPWVNGGAWLTVGGQRVDFIYRSLEHLQRVIAEAEAGRYELDYAQQPPFGFFGPTYLGEMAVSIPLYDQEGWVELLKRRVEKYPEALRRAVVQDYLWAAEFGLAAFASKFAARADAYGTCACLTRAINQLVLVLFALNYKYPVNDKTVLAEAAEFDRAPLEFRVRVEQILAHLGNTAAELNAAVGRVGQLVREVVELAEGQYRPRFRLPE; this comes from the coding sequence GTGGAACAACTCTCACCACAGCAGCGCGAATTGGTGACTTCGCTCGCTAATCGTCTTGCAGCGATCCCCGGAATCAGGGCGGTTGTGCTTGCAGGCTCGTATGCGCGTGGGCGCGCTCATGCTACCTCAGACATCGACCTTGGAATCTTCTATTCAGATGCGGACCCTTTCTTCGTCAACACCGTCCGTGACCTGGCCGAGGAGATCAACGACACCCCGGGGCCAGTTGTCACGAGCTTTTACGAATGGGGCCCGTGGGTCAATGGCGGGGCGTGGCTGACCGTCGGCGGCCAGCGGGTTGATTTCATCTATCGCAGCCTCGAACATTTGCAACGGGTCATCGCCGAAGCGGAGGCTGGCCGCTACGAACTGGATTATGCACAGCAGCCGCCCTTCGGCTTCTTTGGGCCAACGTACCTTGGCGAGATGGCGGTGAGTATCCCGCTCTACGACCAAGAGGGCTGGGTCGAACTGTTGAAACGGCGGGTGGAGAAATATCCTGAGGCGCTGCGCCGGGCCGTGGTACAGGACTACCTCTGGGCGGCTGAATTCGGCCTTGCGGCGTTCGCCTCCAAGTTCGCCGCTCGTGCAGACGCCTATGGGACATGTGCTTGCCTGACTCGCGCGATCAACCAACTGGTGTTGGTGCTGTTCGCCTTGAACTATAAATATCCGGTCAACGACAAGACGGTGCTAGCGGAGGCAGCGGAGTTCGACCGTGCGCCACTGGAATTCAGGGTACGCGTCGAGCAGATACTGGCTCATCTGGGCAATACGGCGGCGGAACTCAATGCTGCCGTAGGCAGGGTCGGTCAGCTGGTCAGGGAGGTTGTCGAGTTGGCGGAGGGACAATACCGACCACGTTTCAGGCTGCCAGAGTGA
- a CDS encoding alpha/beta hydrolase, with product MKETSASGQTVSINGIEMYFETRGDGQPLVLLHGGGGVGANWQLIFTTVPATYQLILPDLRGHGRSTNPIGEFTFRQSALDVFALLDHLGITKFKAIGLSMGAKTLLHMATQQPGRVEAMVLVSGAPYFPQQAREVMGQFTAASHSEAEWRQMREWHKQGDQQIKWLWSLADQFKESYRDMNFTPPLLSTIKARTLIVHGDRDRLYPVKLAVEMYEAIPSAYLWIIPNGGHGPIFGEMGQRFVETALEFFGGGWEQAA from the coding sequence ATGAAAGAAACATCTGCGTCAGGGCAAACTGTATCCATCAACGGCATTGAGATGTACTTTGAAACTCGTGGCGACGGACAGCCTCTTGTCCTGCTGCATGGCGGCGGTGGCGTCGGCGCGAACTGGCAACTGATCTTCACAACCGTACCGGCTACCTATCAATTGATCTTGCCCGACTTGCGCGGCCATGGCCGGTCAACCAACCCCATAGGTGAGTTCACTTTTCGGCAGTCGGCACTCGATGTGTTCGCCTTGCTCGACCATTTGGGGATCACAAAATTCAAAGCCATTGGCCTAAGCATGGGAGCCAAGACGCTTTTGCACATGGCGACACAACAGCCGGGGCGGGTCGAGGCGATGGTGCTGGTGAGTGGGGCGCCCTACTTTCCGCAGCAAGCCCGCGAAGTGATGGGGCAGTTTACAGCTGCCAGCCATAGTGAGGCGGAGTGGCGACAGATGCGCGAGTGGCATAAGCAGGGTGATCAGCAAATCAAGTGGTTATGGAGCTTGGCAGATCAGTTCAAGGAGAGCTATAGGGATATGAACTTCACGCCGCCGCTGCTATCGACGATCAAGGCGCGGACGCTGATCGTGCATGGAGACAGAGACCGATTATACCCGGTGAAGCTGGCAGTGGAGATGTACGAAGCGATCCCCAGCGCATACCTATGGATTATACCGAACGGGGGGCACGGGCCAATCTTCGGCGAGATGGGACAGAGATTTGTCGAGACAGCATTGGAGTTTTTCGGCGGGGGGTGGGAGCAAGCGGCATAA
- a CDS encoding DinB family protein: MTLANTIDDLLRHMQWADALIWRTVLSSPAAAADAALLDRLYHVHATQHGFFQVWSGKPAEIPAANDLDMASLARWAQSFYEGMASEIGKFNEEGLDGQVPVSLLSKAEARLGSGAAVPTIGDTVLQVVSHSTYHRGQISTRLRELGCEPPLTEYFVWVWRGKPAAEWLAGEV, translated from the coding sequence ATGACCCTAGCCAATACCATTGACGACCTGCTCAGGCACATGCAGTGGGCAGACGCGCTGATTTGGAGGACGGTGCTTTCCTCGCCTGCCGCCGCCGCCGATGCGGCCTTACTTGACCGACTCTACCATGTGCATGCCACGCAGCATGGATTCTTTCAGGTCTGGAGCGGCAAGCCTGCCGAGATACCGGCAGCTAATGATCTCGATATGGCCTCGCTGGCTCGTTGGGCGCAAAGCTTTTATGAGGGAATGGCCTCTGAGATCGGGAAGTTCAACGAAGAGGGGCTTGACGGCCAGGTGCCAGTGAGCTTGTTGAGCAAGGCTGAGGCGCGACTCGGCTCTGGGGCGGCGGTTCCGACAATAGGGGATACCGTGTTGCAGGTGGTCAGCCACAGCACCTACCACCGAGGCCAGATCAGCACCCGGCTGCGAGAGTTGGGGTGCGAGCCGCCGCTGACGGAGTACTTCGTATGGGTATGGCGTGGAAAGCCGGCAGCGGAATGGTTGGCGGGAGAGGTGTAA
- a CDS encoding glycosyltransferase family 25 protein has protein sequence MESKNQADNLNSLFPHKVCINLDRRPERWRRMEERFAQHGILSVIRFAGIDGLGVQTPATWPYSSGHYGCLQSHLAILRLARENEVPIILIFEDDCIFDPEFNKKFASHMKQVPADWDILFFGGRHFEEPIQISENVARAKMTYLTHAYAVKHRLYDVLIELCEGGQGAIDDHTATLQKDYNCYCFVPDLIWQERIDSDTRG, from the coding sequence ATGGAAAGTAAGAACCAAGCCGATAACCTAAATAGTCTCTTCCCCCACAAGGTCTGTATCAACTTAGATAGGCGGCCTGAACGCTGGAGAAGAATGGAGGAAAGGTTTGCTCAGCATGGGATATTATCGGTCATCAGGTTCGCAGGTATAGATGGCCTGGGCGTCCAAACTCCCGCGACCTGGCCTTATTCCTCCGGTCACTACGGTTGCCTGCAAAGCCATCTGGCGATACTCAGGCTGGCCCGAGAAAATGAAGTCCCTATCATTCTAATCTTTGAGGACGATTGCATATTTGATCCTGAGTTTAATAAGAAATTTGCGTCCCACATGAAGCAGGTGCCCGCAGATTGGGATATTCTGTTTTTCGGGGGCAGACATTTTGAAGAACCCATTCAGATTTCTGAGAACGTGGCGAGGGCAAAGATGACCTACCTAACCCATGCCTATGCGGTAAAACACCGCCTCTATGATGTGCTAATTGAGCTATGTGAGGGAGGCCAAGGAGCTATAGATGACCATACGGCGACATTACAGAAAGACTATAACTGTTACTGTTTTGTTCCGGATTTGATCTGGCAGGAGCGCATCGACTCCGATACCCGGGGATAA
- a CDS encoding DUF2780 domain-containing protein, translating to MSNKLRIAIIAACCFTAFGVASAQPAQAQIPDQIPMPKAQIPAQVPKVQMPKAQIPAQLPQATETQNPSPELIDNLTKELSITPAQATGGSGALFGLAKSRLKPEEFAKVSDAVPGMDGLLKAAPKPASAGGLGAMSNAMSGQAGALGAMSGVLPGKAGALGAIKEVLPGKTGGADAVGSVLPGKPGGLASLDDSFKSLGLSPDMAGKFVPIMTKFVEAKGGASVGSLLSGALK from the coding sequence ATGTCGAACAAGCTACGAATCGCGATTATCGCCGCATGCTGCTTCACCGCTTTCGGCGTTGCGAGCGCGCAGCCCGCACAGGCGCAGATACCAGATCAAATCCCAATGCCTAAGGCGCAAATTCCGGCTCAAGTACCGAAGGTGCAGATGCCAAAGGCGCAGATACCCGCTCAACTACCACAGGCTACAGAGACGCAGAATCCAAGCCCGGAACTGATCGACAACCTCACCAAGGAGCTTTCAATCACGCCGGCGCAGGCCACCGGCGGGTCGGGGGCGCTCTTCGGCTTAGCCAAAAGCCGATTGAAACCCGAAGAGTTCGCCAAGGTGTCTGATGCCGTGCCGGGTATGGATGGCCTCTTAAAGGCCGCGCCTAAGCCGGCAAGCGCAGGCGGGCTCGGCGCAATGAGCAACGCGATGTCAGGTCAGGCAGGCGCGCTCGGTGCGATGAGCGGCGTGCTGCCCGGTAAAGCTGGCGCGCTCGGCGCAATAAAAGAGGTGCTGCCAGGAAAGACAGGCGGGGCTGATGCCGTGGGCAGCGTGCTGCCCGGTAAGCCGGGAGGTCTGGCTTCGCTCGATGACTCCTTTAAGTCGCTGGGGCTTTCGCCTGATATGGCGGGCAAGTTTGTCCCCATCATGACGAAGTTTGTCGAAGCCAAAGGCGGGGCAAGCGTCGGCAGCCTGCTTTCAGGCGCGCTGAAATAG
- a CDS encoding class I SAM-dependent methyltransferase — MQKLQQDFDHIAVLSERESDIGGIYDGYLLNFVPAPCHRALEVGCGTATFTRQLAKRAGQVTAIDLSSEMIRVAGERSTLYPNIDFTVGNVLEMDLAPGQFDCIVLIATLHHMATEEALEKVKRWLTPGGVFILHDLLRPAGLLDRLADVVRLPINVAVRWFRTGRPWAEPEVRKAWAEHGKNERYLTKREVKAMRDRHLQEGDVKYHLLWRYTIVWRKPAAV; from the coding sequence ATGCAGAAGCTACAGCAGGACTTTGATCACATTGCCGTTCTGTCGGAGCGCGAAAGTGACATTGGCGGAATATACGATGGCTACCTGCTCAACTTTGTACCGGCCCCATGTCATCGCGCACTCGAAGTCGGGTGCGGCACGGCCACCTTCACGCGGCAACTCGCGAAGCGGGCTGGCCAGGTTACCGCAATAGACCTATCCAGCGAAATGATACGCGTTGCTGGTGAACGCTCAACCCTTTATCCCAACATAGATTTTACGGTCGGGAATGTCTTAGAGATGGACCTGGCCCCTGGCCAATTCGATTGCATTGTCTTGATTGCGACTCTACACCACATGGCGACTGAAGAAGCTCTCGAAAAGGTCAAGCGCTGGCTCACCCCTGGCGGGGTGTTCATCCTTCATGATCTGCTAAGACCAGCCGGCTTGCTCGACAGGCTGGCCGACGTGGTGAGGTTGCCGATAAATGTCGCTGTCAGATGGTTTCGAACAGGGCGGCCATGGGCAGAACCGGAGGTAAGGAAAGCGTGGGCCGAGCATGGCAAGAATGAGCGATACTTGACAAAGCGGGAAGTGAAGGCAATGCGAGATCGACATTTGCAAGAAGGCGATGTGAAATATCATCTGCTATGGCGATATACCATCGTGTGGCGCAAGCCAGCGGCGGTATAG
- a CDS encoding substrate-binding domain-containing protein: MEESIPSAPTSVKLEAPWRERLFPNNEWMLLVVLVIECAIFSLTGSHFFSAANAFEVARLGVEVGLLALALTPIIISGGIDLSVGSMMGLAAVVMGGLWRDAHLPLPLAIALTLLVGTLGGGLNALIITRLSFPPLIVTLGTFSLFRGIAEGLTRGVENYSGFPSPFLFLGQGYVGGVVPTQLFILLAAIVGYAWWLHRTGFGRTLYAIGYSAEGARYAGIPVRGRLAIVYTLSGLLSSLAAIIYVAHLGQAKSDAGTGYELMAITAVVLGGASIFGGRGTVMGTVLGLLAIIMLQNGLRLSAQPAELTGILTGGLLVATILVDRLSKRAKRLPRAHILAKEDEVKNSQVAILSAVILAAALIVAGSNWWLAGSLRQEMKRLSGDAQTAPGPTANGHKVVIAMMPKAKGDPYFISCKKGAEEAAQEIGAELLWDGPTDLDPAKQNEVIEAWITRGVDVIAVSVENEVAISTVLKKARERGIKVITWDADAQKEARDFFINQATPQGIGVTLTDEAARILGGKGDFAIITASLSAANQNEWIKHIKARLAEKYPDIRLVAIQPSEGDRDRAFAETQTVLKVYPNVKLIMAIAAPAVPGAAEAVKQAGRADVKVTGLSLPNMCKPYVHDGVIESFVLWNTVDLGYLTVYAARALSAGELKRGSREIEAGRLGRIGVQDDQVMLGAPFVFNKQNVDRFDF; the protein is encoded by the coding sequence ATGGAAGAATCAATCCCATCCGCCCCAACGTCAGTTAAGCTCGAAGCGCCCTGGCGCGAGCGGTTGTTCCCGAATAATGAATGGATGCTGCTCGTCGTGCTGGTAATCGAGTGCGCCATTTTCAGCCTGACCGGCAGTCATTTCTTCAGCGCGGCGAATGCATTCGAAGTCGCGCGGCTCGGCGTCGAGGTCGGGCTACTGGCACTGGCGCTGACGCCGATCATCATCAGCGGCGGGATTGATCTTTCCGTCGGCTCGATGATGGGATTAGCGGCGGTCGTGATGGGCGGCCTCTGGCGCGACGCGCATCTGCCGCTGCCGCTGGCTATCGCTCTCACATTACTCGTCGGCACGCTCGGCGGAGGGTTGAATGCGCTGATCATCACACGGTTGAGCTTTCCGCCGCTGATCGTCACGCTCGGAACCTTCTCCTTGTTTCGCGGGATCGCTGAAGGGCTGACGCGCGGCGTCGAAAACTATTCAGGCTTTCCGTCGCCGTTCCTTTTTCTGGGACAGGGATATGTCGGCGGCGTGGTACCGACGCAGCTATTCATCCTGCTTGCGGCCATCGTCGGCTATGCCTGGTGGCTGCATCGCACGGGGTTCGGGCGCACGCTTTACGCCATCGGTTATTCAGCCGAAGGCGCGCGCTACGCAGGCATTCCTGTCCGCGGGCGACTGGCCATCGTCTATACGCTGTCGGGGCTGTTATCGAGCCTCGCCGCCATCATCTATGTGGCGCATCTCGGACAAGCGAAGTCGGACGCCGGCACCGGCTATGAACTGATGGCGATAACCGCCGTGGTGCTTGGCGGCGCATCAATCTTTGGTGGGCGCGGCACAGTGATGGGAACTGTGCTTGGGCTGTTGGCCATCATCATGCTGCAAAACGGGCTGCGGTTGAGTGCGCAGCCCGCCGAGCTGACCGGGATACTGACGGGCGGGCTACTGGTCGCGACGATTCTGGTTGATCGTTTGTCGAAACGCGCCAAGCGGTTACCGCGCGCTCACATTCTTGCAAAGGAGGACGAGGTGAAGAATTCGCAAGTCGCTATTCTGAGTGCAGTCATCCTTGCCGCCGCCTTGATTGTCGCGGGCAGCAATTGGTGGCTTGCCGGCTCGCTGCGGCAAGAGATGAAGCGCCTGTCGGGCGACGCCCAAACAGCGCCAGGCCCGACCGCCAACGGCCATAAGGTTGTCATTGCGATGATGCCCAAAGCCAAAGGCGATCCCTATTTCATTAGCTGTAAGAAGGGCGCTGAAGAGGCCGCTCAGGAAATAGGCGCCGAGTTGCTGTGGGATGGCCCGACCGACCTCGACCCGGCGAAGCAGAACGAAGTGATTGAAGCCTGGATTACCCGCGGCGTCGACGTGATCGCGGTGAGCGTTGAGAATGAAGTGGCGATCTCAACGGTGCTCAAGAAGGCTCGTGAGCGCGGCATCAAAGTGATTACCTGGGATGCCGATGCTCAAAAGGAAGCGCGCGACTTCTTCATCAATCAGGCGACGCCGCAGGGCATCGGGGTTACGCTAACGGATGAGGCCGCAAGAATACTCGGCGGCAAGGGCGATTTTGCCATCATCACGGCGTCCCTGAGCGCGGCGAATCAAAATGAGTGGATCAAGCACATCAAAGCGCGGCTGGCGGAGAAGTACCCAGACATCAGGCTTGTCGCGATTCAACCGAGCGAAGGCGACCGCGACCGCGCCTTTGCCGAAACCCAGACGGTGCTGAAGGTCTATCCAAACGTCAAGCTGATCATGGCGATTGCCGCGCCGGCTGTCCCAGGGGCGGCGGAAGCGGTAAAGCAAGCGGGCCGAGCAGATGTAAAGGTCACAGGGCTGTCGCTGCCGAATATGTGCAAGCCCTATGTCCATGACGGGGTGATCGAGAGTTTTGTGTTGTGGAACACGGTTGATCTCGGCTATCTGACCGTCTATGCAGCGCGAGCGTTGAGCGCAGGCGAGCTGAAACGCGGTAGCCGCGAGATTGAGGCGGGGCGGCTGGGCAGGATTGGCGTGCAGGATGATCAGGTTATGCTGGGCGCGCCCTTTGTCTTTAACAAACAGAATGTTGACCGGTTCGACTTTTGA
- a CDS encoding ABC transporter permease: MKLRRYKRELAAAMAYALLLAVVAVLAPAFFSVANLRDLAINNAPVLIIATGMTVVILVGEIDISVGSQFAVASVAVGLLAKTGMPIGLVLSCVLLLGAAMGAVNGFLVGRLGLPSIIVTLAMLVAWRDALRWVTEGAWVQDLPANFQWFGMGQTWGQWLILLIAMAVLAGLSWILRNLSAGRAVYAVGSDAEAARLAGIEPRRIVFGVFVLMGALGGLAALLNAVRFTSVPSNTGLGLELKAVAAVVVGGTLITGGRGRLLGTLIGAALLGTIGPALTFVGINPFWEKAIQGAIILAALISDVALGRLEHHGRINPIRPNVS; this comes from the coding sequence ATGAAGCTGAGGCGTTACAAACGAGAACTGGCCGCGGCGATGGCGTATGCGCTGTTGCTCGCGGTGGTCGCCGTGCTGGCGCCGGCGTTCTTCAGTGTTGCCAACCTGCGCGACCTGGCGATCAATAATGCGCCGGTGCTAATCATTGCCACAGGGATGACGGTGGTTATCCTGGTCGGCGAGATTGACATCTCTGTCGGCTCGCAGTTTGCCGTCGCCAGCGTGGCTGTTGGCCTTCTGGCGAAGACCGGCATGCCAATCGGCCTTGTACTGTCGTGTGTTCTCCTGCTCGGCGCGGCAATGGGTGCAGTGAATGGCTTTCTCGTCGGCCGTCTCGGCCTGCCTTCAATTATCGTCACACTGGCCATGCTGGTCGCGTGGCGCGACGCTTTGCGGTGGGTTACAGAGGGCGCCTGGGTGCAAGACCTTCCCGCCAACTTTCAATGGTTCGGGATGGGGCAGACCTGGGGGCAATGGCTGATCCTTCTGATAGCGATGGCGGTGCTGGCTGGTCTTAGCTGGATACTGCGAAACCTGAGCGCGGGCCGCGCCGTTTACGCCGTCGGCTCGGATGCCGAAGCGGCGCGGCTCGCCGGCATTGAGCCGCGGCGGATCGTCTTCGGCGTCTTTGTATTGATGGGGGCTCTTGGCGGGCTCGCGGCCTTACTCAATGCCGTGCGCTTTACGAGCGTGCCGAGCAACACCGGCCTGGGGTTGGAACTGAAAGCCGTCGCGGCGGTCGTCGTCGGGGGGACGCTGATTACCGGCGGGCGCGGGCGGCTGCTTGGCACGTTGATCGGCGCGGCGCTGCTCGGGACTATCGGCCCGGCGTTGACTTTTGTAGGCATCAATCCATTTTGGGAGAAAGCCATTCAGGGAGCGATTATCCTGGCGGCGCTGATTTCAGATGTTGCGCTGGGACGTTTGGAACATCATGGAAGAATCAATCCCATCCGCCCCAACGTCAGTTAA
- a CDS encoding sugar ABC transporter ATP-binding protein, with the protein MTDSLLLCASDLTKSYAGVQALKRASFELRAGEVHALIGENGAGKSTLIKIITGAIEPDGGETTLNGEIITRLSPRAARSLGIVAIYQQPTLFPELTVAENIALGQEQAGRWGRVDWKKRRRRAAELLARVGANIDTEIAASDLTMPQQQLVEIARALGAEARVLILDEPTASLSEADTQNLFRVIRELRAQGVGMIYISHRLDELPQIADRVTVLRDGRTIATHLMSEVNRHQLIQLMVGRELSAVFPKKTVTAGDVVLELRDLGCTETGIKQASLSLRAGEIVGLAGLVGAGRTELARTIFGLTPADQGTILLRGEAVKINSPRQAINSGIAYLPEDRRRHGVILEMPISANLTLASLDQLARFGAMDFRREKAIAADYTRRLAIKTPAIFAPVSTLSGGNQQKVALSRWLITRPSVLILDEPTQGVDVGAKSEIHGLMSELAAEGVAILMISSELPEILGMSDRIGVMRGGMIVGILDRSEASQQEILGLALGHERAGRQDS; encoded by the coding sequence ATGACTGACAGCCTTCTGCTCTGCGCCAGCGATCTGACCAAGTCCTACGCCGGGGTGCAGGCGCTCAAGCGCGCGTCGTTCGAATTGCGCGCCGGCGAAGTCCATGCCTTGATCGGTGAAAACGGCGCGGGCAAATCGACGCTCATCAAGATCATTACCGGCGCCATCGAGCCTGACGGCGGCGAGACGACGCTCAACGGAGAGATCATCACGCGCCTCTCTCCGCGCGCCGCCCGATCACTCGGCATCGTCGCCATCTATCAGCAACCGACGCTTTTTCCCGAGCTCACCGTCGCCGAGAATATCGCTCTCGGCCAGGAGCAGGCGGGACGGTGGGGGCGTGTTGACTGGAAGAAGCGTCGCCGCCGCGCCGCAGAACTGCTCGCGCGCGTGGGGGCCAATATTGATACTGAGATTGCGGCAAGCGACTTGACCATGCCGCAACAACAGTTAGTCGAAATCGCCCGCGCTCTGGGCGCCGAGGCCAGAGTCTTAATCCTCGACGAGCCAACCGCCTCGCTCTCCGAGGCCGACACGCAGAACCTGTTTCGCGTCATTCGAGAACTGCGCGCACAGGGCGTCGGCATGATATACATCTCGCATCGGCTGGATGAATTGCCGCAAATCGCCGACCGCGTGACGGTGCTACGTGATGGCCGCACCATCGCCACGCATCTGATGTCGGAAGTGAATCGCCATCAGTTGATTCAGTTGATGGTCGGGCGCGAGCTGTCAGCGGTCTTCCCAAAGAAGACGGTGACGGCAGGCGATGTCGTCCTTGAGCTTCGCGATCTTGGCTGCACAGAAACGGGGATAAAGCAGGCGAGCCTGTCGTTGCGTGCCGGCGAAATTGTCGGGCTGGCCGGCCTGGTTGGCGCGGGGCGAACCGAGCTGGCGCGCACGATCTTTGGATTGACGCCGGCAGATCAAGGAACCATCTTGCTGCGCGGCGAGGCGGTTAAAATCAACAGCCCGCGTCAGGCGATCAATAGCGGGATCGCTTACCTGCCCGAAGACCGGCGGCGGCACGGCGTCATACTAGAGATGCCCATCAGTGCCAACCTGACACTTGCCTCACTCGATCAGCTCGCTCGTTTCGGCGCGATGGATTTCCGGCGCGAGAAAGCAATCGCCGCCGATTACACGCGGCGGCTCGCCATTAAGACGCCGGCGATCTTCGCTCCTGTCTCGACGCTGTCAGGCGGCAATCAGCAGAAGGTCGCCTTGAGCCGCTGGTTAATCACTCGCCCATCTGTGCTCATTCTCGACGAGCCGACGCAGGGAGTAGATGTCGGCGCCAAGTCAGAGATTCATGGCCTGATGAGCGAGCTGGCCGCAGAGGGTGTAGCCATCTTAATGATCTCTTCCGAGTTGCCGGAGATTCTTGGCATGAGCGACCGCATCGGGGTGATGCGCGGGGGAATGATTGTCGGCATATTGGATCGCAGCGAGGCGAGCCAGCAAGAGATTCTCGGGCTGGCGCTTGGGCACGAACGCGCCGGCAGGCAGGATTCTTGA
- a CDS encoding rhamnulokinase family protein — protein MNDSLYIAVDLGAGSGRVFLAGVAPGELLLEEIRRFEYPARRSADHLRWNLSYIVDEIKAGLCEAGARAREIGRPIQSVGVDSWGVDYGLVDSDGGLLEEPVCYRDERTQDVMEQVFARIPRHLIFERTGIQFLVFNTLFQLYAHAQTGIPNAAARLLLIPDLINLKLTGRAVTEYTNATTTQMINAQTRTWDAEIMESLGLPAALFAEIVPAGTVLGPLKPALADELSLHGAQIVATATHDTASAVAGAPLEDGSAYISSGTWSLVGVERDSPLITPEVARHNFTNEGGAFRRFRFLKNVMGLWILEACRKEWKERGLEVDYDRLLRQVEEIEGSQGLIFADDPRFFNPPSMLAAISEQMNEGGQRPPAAPPAVAKVILDSLAFRYASIVRIIEQLTHTRIKRVHIVGGGSRNDYLNQMTAGATGLPTLAGPVEATVIGNVLVQAIAANRFASLAEARRHVAENVRLKEFTPRRLPALEEAAARYTEIEARYVN, from the coding sequence ATGAACGATTCGCTCTACATCGCGGTTGATCTGGGCGCGGGCAGTGGGCGCGTCTTCCTCGCAGGGGTCGCGCCGGGCGAGCTTCTGCTCGAAGAGATTCGCCGGTTTGAATATCCGGCAAGACGCTCTGCCGACCACCTCCGCTGGAATCTCAGTTACATCGTTGACGAGATCAAAGCCGGCTTGTGCGAAGCCGGCGCGCGGGCGCGCGAAATCGGGCGGCCTATTCAAAGCGTCGGAGTTGATAGCTGGGGTGTTGATTATGGCCTTGTGGATAGTGACGGTGGCCTCCTCGAAGAACCTGTCTGTTACCGTGACGAACGAACTCAGGATGTGATGGAGCAGGTTTTCGCGCGCATTCCGCGCCATCTGATATTCGAGCGCACAGGCATCCAATTCCTCGTTTTCAACACCCTCTTCCAACTCTATGCACACGCGCAAACGGGTATCCCAAATGCAGCGGCACGGTTGCTGCTGATTCCCGACCTGATCAATCTGAAGCTTACGGGCAGGGCCGTCACCGAGTACACCAACGCAACCACGACCCAGATGATCAATGCACAGACACGAACCTGGGACGCAGAGATCATGGAGAGTCTCGGCTTGCCAGCCGCTTTGTTTGCAGAGATCGTCCCTGCCGGCACGGTTCTTGGCCCTCTCAAACCGGCGCTCGCTGACGAGCTCAGTCTTCATGGCGCGCAGATCGTAGCAACGGCAACCCATGATACCGCGAGCGCAGTCGCGGGCGCGCCGCTTGAAGACGGCAGCGCTTATATCTCCTCCGGCACCTGGTCTCTGGTTGGCGTCGAGCGTGACAGCCCGCTCATCACCCCGGAAGTCGCCCGTCACAACTTCACAAACGAAGGCGGCGCGTTCCGGCGGTTCCGCTTCTTGAAAAATGTGATGGGCTTATGGATTCTGGAAGCCTGCCGAAAGGAATGGAAGGAGCGCGGCCTGGAAGTTGACTATGACCGTCTCTTGCGGCAGGTCGAAGAGATTGAAGGAAGTCAGGGATTGATCTTCGCCGACGACCCGCGCTTCTTCAACCCGCCGAGCATGCTCGCGGCGATATCAGAGCAGATGAACGAGGGCGGACAGCGCCCGCCGGCTGCTCCCCCGGCTGTCGCTAAAGTGATACTCGACTCGCTGGCTTTCCGCTATGCGTCAATCGTCCGCATTATCGAGCAGCTAACGCACACGCGGATCAAGCGAGTGCATATCGTCGGCGGGGGCAGCCGAAATGACTATCTCAACCAGATGACGGCGGGCGCCACCGGCTTGCCGACCCTGGCCGGCCCGGTAGAGGCAACGGTCATAGGCAACGTATTGGTCCAGGCAATCGCGGCAAACCGTTTCGCGTCGTTGGCGGAAGCCCGGCGGCACGTCGCCGAAAACGTGCGACTGAAAGAATTCACCCCGCGACGCTTGCCGGCCTTGGAAGAGGCCGCCGCCCGCTATACGGAAATCGAGGCGCGATACGTGAATTGA